One window of Pseudomonas sp. FP198 genomic DNA carries:
- the cysZ gene encoding sulfate transporter CysZ, translating to MPAAPVLSGPQYLREGLKLVLSPSLRLFVLLPLAINLVLFVGLVYLAGHQFSLWVDTLMPSLPDWLSFLSYVLWPLFVVLVVLMVFFSFTMLANIIAAPFNGFLAEKVEVVVRGTDDFPAFSWGELVAMIPRTLAREARKLGYFLPRALGLFVLSFIPVINIVAAPLWLLFGIWMMAIQYIDYPADNHKLGWNEMLAWLREKRWQSLGFGGSVYLVLLIPFVNILMMPAAVAGATLFWVREQGAETALARQG from the coding sequence ATGCCCGCCGCCCCTGTCCTGTCCGGTCCGCAATATTTGCGAGAAGGACTCAAACTGGTCCTGAGCCCAAGCCTGCGCCTGTTTGTATTGTTGCCGCTGGCGATCAATCTGGTGCTGTTCGTCGGGCTGGTCTACCTCGCCGGCCACCAGTTCAGCCTGTGGGTCGACACGCTGATGCCGTCGTTGCCGGATTGGCTGAGTTTTCTCAGTTACGTGCTCTGGCCACTGTTCGTCGTCCTTGTCGTACTGATGGTGTTTTTCAGCTTCACCATGCTCGCCAATATCATTGCTGCGCCCTTCAATGGCTTTCTCGCCGAGAAAGTCGAGGTAGTGGTTCGCGGCACCGATGATTTCCCAGCGTTCAGTTGGGGCGAGCTGGTTGCGATGATCCCGCGCACCCTGGCCCGGGAGGCGCGCAAGCTCGGCTATTTCCTGCCCCGGGCCCTGGGGCTGTTCGTGCTGTCGTTCATCCCGGTGATCAATATCGTCGCCGCACCGCTGTGGCTGCTGTTCGGCATCTGGATGATGGCGATCCAGTACATCGACTACCCGGCGGACAACCACAAACTGGGCTGGAACGAGATGCTCGCCTGGCTGCGGGAAAAACGCTGGCAGAGCCTGGGCTTCGGCGGCAGCGTTTACCTGGTGTTGCTGATCCCCTTCGTGAACATCCTGATGATGCCGGCGGCGGTGGCCGGGGCGACGTTGTTCTGGGTGCGCGAACAAGGTGCCGAGACCGCTCTGGCCCGTCAGGGTTGA
- a CDS encoding glycosyltransferase family 1 protein, translated as MTTLLHVTLVTETFAPEINGVANTLGRLYDGLRARGHRVELIRPRQTGDQGLASDEQLLLCRGWPLPGYPGLQWGQASMHKLLRRWKRHRPDVLYIATEGPLGLSALRAARRLGISVVSGFHTNFQQYTQQYGLGLLSRGLTHYLRWFHNRSSLTLVPSLSQRLELERRHFERVALLSRGVDSQLFHPAKRSTDLRQTWGLGEDDIAVIHVGRLAPEKNLGLLKRSFDTLSSAFPARRIRLVIVGDGPQRPALEQLLPEAIFCGTQRGEALAAHYASGDVFVFPSLTETFGNVVLEALASGLGVVAYDQAAAAQHIRHGYNGVLAMPGDEEAFCDAARWLLEEREALRCVRLNARQHASRQGWASVIEQFEAQLRGVCVGEQVLPAAPTVR; from the coding sequence ATGACCACACTCCTGCACGTTACCCTCGTCACCGAAACCTTTGCGCCGGAAATCAATGGCGTAGCCAATACCCTGGGTCGTCTCTACGACGGCTTGCGTGCCCGCGGGCACCGGGTGGAACTGATCCGCCCCCGCCAGACCGGGGACCAGGGCCTGGCCAGTGACGAGCAGTTGCTGCTATGCCGGGGCTGGCCTTTACCCGGGTATCCGGGGCTGCAATGGGGGCAGGCGTCGATGCACAAGTTGCTCAGGCGCTGGAAACGTCATCGCCCGGACGTGCTGTATATCGCCACGGAAGGCCCGCTGGGCTTGTCCGCACTACGAGCAGCGCGGCGCCTGGGAATTTCGGTGGTCAGCGGCTTCCATACCAATTTCCAGCAGTACACCCAGCAATATGGCCTCGGCTTGCTAAGTCGCGGGCTGACCCATTACCTGCGCTGGTTCCACAACCGCTCCAGCCTGACGCTGGTGCCCAGCCTCAGTCAGCGCCTGGAACTGGAACGCCGGCATTTCGAACGCGTGGCGTTGCTGTCCCGCGGCGTGGACAGCCAATTGTTCCATCCAGCCAAACGCTCCACCGACCTTCGTCAAACGTGGGGCCTGGGCGAGGACGACATTGCAGTCATCCATGTCGGACGCCTGGCGCCGGAGAAAAACCTCGGGCTGCTCAAGCGCAGTTTCGACACGCTGAGTAGCGCCTTCCCGGCACGGCGAATCAGACTGGTGATAGTCGGTGACGGCCCGCAGCGGCCCGCCCTCGAACAGCTATTGCCCGAGGCGATCTTTTGCGGCACGCAGCGTGGCGAAGCGCTGGCTGCGCATTATGCGTCCGGGGACGTGTTCGTCTTTCCGAGCCTGACCGAAACCTTTGGCAACGTCGTGCTCGAAGCACTTGCCTCGGGGCTGGGCGTGGTGGCCTACGATCAGGCTGCGGCGGCGCAGCACATCCGTCACGGCTACAACGGTGTGCTGGCGATGCCAGGGGATGAAGAGGCTTTTTGCGATGCGGCCCGCTGGCTGCTGGAAGAGCGCGAGGCCTTGCGTTGTGTCCGGCTCAATGCGCGCCAACATGCCAGTCGCCAGGGCTGGGCATCGGTGATCGAGCAGTTCGAGGCGCAGTTACGCGGGGTTTGTGTGGGTGAGCAGGTGCTGCCGGCGGCGCCGACGGTGCGTTGA
- a CDS encoding NADH:flavin oxidoreductase has product MPVKALFKPFHLGALELPTRVVMAPMTRSFSPGGVPNTKVIEYYRRRAAAGVGLIITEGTTIGHRASNGYPNVPHFYGEAALAGWKKVVDAVHAEGGKIVPQLWHVGNVRRLGTEPDGAVPGYGPTEKLKDGQVVVHGMTQADIDEVIAAFAQAAKDAQGIGMDGVEIHGAHGYLVDQFFWEGTNQRTDDYGGSLANRSRFAIELIRAVRAAVGEGFPIIFRFSQWKQQDYTARLVQTPEALGEFLKPLADAGVDIFHCSTRRFWEPEFEGSDLNLAGWTRKLTGKPTITVGSVGLDGEFLQFMVNTDKVAQPASLENLLERLNKEEFDLVAVGRALLVDPDWAQKVREGREQEILPFSREALMTLV; this is encoded by the coding sequence ATGCCTGTAAAAGCCCTGTTCAAACCCTTTCATCTCGGCGCGCTGGAACTGCCGACCCGGGTCGTGATGGCGCCGATGACGCGCTCCTTTTCGCCTGGCGGAGTACCGAACACCAAGGTGATCGAGTATTACCGTCGTCGCGCGGCGGCCGGGGTCGGCCTGATCATCACCGAGGGCACCACGATCGGCCATCGGGCGTCCAACGGCTATCCGAACGTACCGCACTTCTACGGCGAGGCCGCGCTGGCCGGCTGGAAAAAAGTAGTCGATGCCGTGCATGCCGAAGGCGGCAAGATTGTTCCGCAACTGTGGCATGTGGGGAACGTGCGGCGCCTCGGTACCGAGCCGGATGGCGCCGTGCCGGGCTACGGCCCGACTGAAAAACTCAAGGACGGTCAGGTCGTGGTCCATGGCATGACCCAGGCGGACATCGACGAGGTCATTGCGGCATTCGCCCAAGCGGCAAAAGACGCCCAGGGCATCGGCATGGACGGGGTGGAAATCCACGGTGCCCACGGCTACCTGGTGGACCAGTTCTTCTGGGAAGGCACTAACCAGCGCACCGACGATTACGGTGGCAGCCTGGCCAACCGTTCGCGCTTCGCGATCGAGCTGATTCGCGCGGTGCGGGCTGCGGTAGGTGAGGGCTTCCCGATCATCTTCCGTTTTTCCCAATGGAAACAGCAGGACTACACCGCGCGCCTGGTGCAGACGCCCGAAGCGCTGGGAGAATTTCTCAAGCCCTTGGCGGATGCCGGCGTGGATATCTTCCACTGTTCTACGCGTCGCTTCTGGGAGCCGGAATTCGAAGGCTCGGACCTGAACCTGGCTGGCTGGACCCGCAAGCTCACGGGCAAGCCCACCATTACCGTCGGCAGTGTCGGCCTTGATGGTGAGTTCCTGCAATTTATGGTGAACACCGACAAGGTTGCGCAACCGGCCAGCCTGGAGAATCTGCTCGAGCGCCTGAACAAGGAAGAGTTCGATCTGGTGGCGGTGGGGCGCGCGCTGCTGGTGGATCCGGACTGGGCGCAGAAAGTGCGTGAAGGGCGCGAGCAGGAGATCCTGCCGTTCAGCCGCGAGGCGTTGATGACGTTGGTCTGA
- a CDS encoding glutathione peroxidase, protein MSAFHDLKLQALDGQELPLAPFKGQVVLVVNVASKCGLTPQYAALENLYQQYKDQGFSVLGLPCNQFAGQEPGTEQEIQEFCSLNYGVTFPLSSKLEVNGHDRHQLYRLLAGEGAEFPGDITWNFEKFLLGKDGRVLARFSPRTSPDDPAVIQAIEKALS, encoded by the coding sequence ATGAGTGCTTTCCACGACCTTAAACTGCAAGCCCTGGATGGTCAGGAGCTTCCTCTCGCGCCCTTCAAGGGCCAAGTCGTGCTGGTGGTCAACGTCGCCTCCAAATGTGGCCTGACGCCTCAGTACGCGGCGCTGGAAAATCTTTATCAGCAATACAAGGACCAGGGGTTCAGCGTGCTGGGCCTGCCCTGTAATCAGTTCGCCGGCCAGGAGCCGGGAACCGAGCAGGAGATCCAGGAATTCTGCAGCCTCAATTACGGCGTGACGTTCCCGCTGTCGAGCAAGCTGGAAGTGAACGGCCACGACCGTCACCAGCTGTACCGTCTGTTGGCGGGTGAAGGTGCCGAGTTTCCCGGGGACATCACCTGGAACTTCGAAAAATTCCTGCTCGGCAAGGACGGCCGGGTGCTGGCGCGTTTCTCGCCGCGCACGTCGCCGGATGATCCTGCGGTGATCCAGGCGATTGAAAAAGCGCTGAGCTAA
- a CDS encoding peptidylprolyl isomerase: MLIAANKAVSIDYTLTNDAGEVIDSSAGGAPLVYLHGAGNIIPGLEKALEGKTTGDELKVAVEPEDAYGEYSAELVSTLSRSMFEGVDELEVGMQFHASAPDGQMQIVTIRDLDGDDVTVDGNHPLAGQRLNFQVKIVDIRDASQEEIAHGHVHGEGGHQH, from the coding sequence ATGCTGATCGCCGCCAATAAGGCTGTCTCCATCGACTATACCCTGACCAACGACGCTGGTGAGGTCATCGACAGCTCCGCCGGCGGCGCTCCGCTGGTCTACCTGCATGGCGCAGGCAACATCATCCCGGGCCTGGAAAAAGCCCTGGAAGGCAAAACCACCGGTGACGAGCTGAAAGTGGCCGTTGAGCCGGAAGACGCTTATGGCGAATATTCCGCCGAGCTGGTCAGCACCCTGAGCCGCAGCATGTTCGAAGGCGTGGATGAGCTGGAAGTGGGCATGCAGTTCCACGCTTCGGCGCCTGATGGCCAGATGCAGATCGTCACTATCCGTGACCTCGACGGCGACGACGTGACTGTCGACGGCAACCACCCGTTGGCCGGTCAGCGCTTGAACTTCCAGGTCAAGATCGTCGACATCCGTGATGCCAGCCAGGAAGAAATCGCCCATGGCCACGTCCATGGTGAAGGCGGCCATCAGCACTGA
- a CDS encoding DUF3565 domain-containing protein has protein sequence METALLAAISMGRDLLHKNEERTSLNKDLPESERNPDKRASSNRPTVTGFHQDEDGHWVAELSCGHTQHLRHQPPWQSRAWVLDPAQRIEKIGQPFDCGWCAQGPVSANLGD, from the coding sequence ATGGAGACAGCCTTATTGGCGGCGATCAGCATGGGGCGAGACCTTTTGCATAAGAATGAAGAACGGACAAGTCTAAACAAGGATTTGCCCGAAAGCGAACGGAACCCGGACAAACGGGCTAGCTCGAACAGACCAACGGTCACCGGTTTTCATCAGGATGAGGACGGGCACTGGGTCGCCGAGCTGTCCTGCGGCCACACCCAGCACCTGCGCCACCAGCCACCGTGGCAATCCCGGGCCTGGGTGCTGGACCCGGCGCAACGTATTGAAAAAATAGGCCAGCCCTTTGATTGCGGCTGGTGCGCTCAAGGCCCGGTTAGCGCTAACCTTGGCGACTGA
- the pta gene encoding phosphate acetyltransferase — MQTFFIAPTDFGVGLTSISLGLVRTLERAGLKVGFFKPIAQPHPGDTGPERSTELVARTHGLKPPQPLGLAHVERMLGDGQLDELLEEIITLYQQAAIGKDVLVVEGMVPTRSASYAARVNLHLAKSLDAEVILVSAPENEVLTELSGRVELQAQLFGGPKDPKVLGVILNKVRTDESMEAFSARLKEHSPLLRSGDFRLLGCIPFRPELNAPRTRDVADLMGAQVLNAGDYETRRMSNIIICARTMRNTVELLKPGVLVVTPGDRDDIILAVSLAAINGVPLAGLLLTSDTLPDPRIMDLCRGALQAGLPVLSVSTGSYDTANLLNSLNKEIPIDDRERAEIITDFVASHLDANWLHQRCGTPREMRLSPAVFRYQLIQRAQAANKRIVLPEGSEPLTVQAAAICQARGIARCVLLAKPADVEAVARAQGIELPPGLEILDPDTIRERYVEPMVRLRKSKSLNAPMAEQQLEDTVVIGTMMLALDEVDGLVSGVIHSTANTIRPALQLIKTAPGCSLVSSVFFMLFPEEVLVYGDCVMNPHPSAAELAEIALQSADSAAAFGITPRVAMLSYSSGESASGEEVEKVREATLLAHEAQHGLLIDGPLQYDAAANEAVARQLAPNSQVAGRATVFIFPDLNTGNTTHKAVQRSADCVSLGPMLQGLRKPVNDLPRGAQVDDIVYTIALTAIQAANRPLDI, encoded by the coding sequence ATGCAGACTTTTTTTATCGCGCCCACCGATTTTGGTGTGGGTCTGACCTCCATCAGCCTCGGGCTGGTGCGTACCCTCGAACGGGCCGGGCTGAAAGTCGGCTTTTTCAAACCCATCGCCCAGCCCCACCCTGGCGATACCGGCCCGGAACGCTCCACCGAACTGGTGGCCCGTACCCACGGCCTCAAGCCGCCGCAACCGCTGGGCCTGGCCCATGTCGAGCGCATGCTCGGCGATGGCCAGCTCGATGAGTTGCTGGAAGAAATCATCACCCTCTACCAACAGGCCGCGATCGGCAAGGACGTGCTGGTCGTCGAGGGCATGGTCCCGACCCGCAGCGCCAGCTACGCCGCCCGGGTCAACCTGCACCTGGCCAAGAGCCTGGACGCCGAGGTGATCCTGGTATCGGCGCCGGAAAACGAAGTGCTGACCGAACTGTCCGGTCGTGTCGAGTTGCAGGCGCAACTGTTCGGCGGGCCGAAAGATCCGAAGGTCCTCGGCGTGATCCTCAACAAGGTGCGCACCGACGAAAGCATGGAAGCGTTTTCAGCACGGCTCAAGGAGCACTCGCCCCTGCTGCGCAGTGGCGACTTCCGCCTGCTCGGCTGCATCCCTTTTCGCCCCGAGCTCAACGCCCCGCGCACCCGCGACGTGGCCGACCTGATGGGCGCGCAGGTGCTCAACGCCGGCGACTACGAAACCCGGCGCATGAGCAACATCATCATCTGCGCCCGGACCATGCGCAACACGGTGGAACTGCTCAAGCCCGGCGTATTGGTGGTCACCCCGGGCGATCGCGATGACATCATCCTGGCCGTGAGCCTGGCGGCGATCAACGGCGTGCCGCTGGCCGGCCTGCTGCTGACCAGCGACACCCTGCCCGACCCGCGCATCATGGACTTGTGCCGAGGCGCCTTGCAGGCGGGGTTGCCGGTGCTGTCGGTGAGCACCGGCTCCTACGACACCGCCAACCTGCTCAACAGCCTGAACAAGGAAATCCCCATCGATGACCGCGAACGCGCGGAGATCATCACCGATTTTGTTGCCAGTCACCTCGACGCCAACTGGCTGCACCAACGCTGCGGCACGCCACGGGAAATGCGCCTGTCGCCGGCGGTGTTCCGCTACCAACTCATCCAGCGTGCCCAAGCGGCCAACAAGCGCATCGTCTTGCCCGAAGGCAGCGAACCGCTGACCGTACAAGCGGCTGCGATTTGCCAGGCTCGGGGCATCGCCCGTTGCGTGTTGCTGGCCAAGCCGGCCGACGTTGAAGCGGTGGCCCGCGCCCAAGGCATCGAACTGCCGCCAGGGTTGGAGATACTCGACCCGGATACGATCCGCGAGCGCTATGTGGAACCCATGGTGCGGCTGCGCAAAAGCAAGAGCCTGAACGCACCGATGGCCGAGCAGCAACTGGAAGACACCGTGGTGATCGGCACCATGATGCTGGCGCTGGATGAAGTCGACGGGCTTGTCTCGGGCGTCATCCACTCGACCGCCAATACCATTCGCCCGGCGTTGCAACTGATCAAGACCGCACCCGGCTGCTCGCTGGTGTCCTCGGTATTTTTCATGCTGTTTCCCGAGGAAGTGCTGGTCTACGGCGACTGCGTGATGAACCCGCACCCCAGTGCAGCGGAGCTGGCCGAAATCGCCCTGCAAAGCGCCGATTCAGCCGCAGCGTTCGGCATCACGCCACGGGTGGCGATGCTCAGCTATTCCAGCGGCGAATCGGCCAGCGGTGAAGAAGTGGAGAAGGTCCGCGAAGCCACCCTGCTGGCCCACGAGGCACAACATGGCTTGCTGATCGACGGCCCGTTGCAATACGACGCCGCCGCCAACGAGGCCGTGGCCCGGCAATTGGCACCCAACAGCCAGGTAGCCGGCCGCGCCACGGTGTTCATTTTCCCGGACCTGAACACCGGTAACACCACCCACAAGGCCGTGCAGCGCAGCGCCGACTGCGTCAGCCTCGGGCCGATGCTGCAAGGCCTGCGCAAACCGGTCAACGACCTGCCGCGCGGCGCCCAGGTCGATGACATCGTGTACACCATCGCCCTGACAGCGATCCAAGCCGCCAACCGACCTCTGGACATTTAA
- a CDS encoding acyltransferase → MLDFLPAPVRGVIASLLLALNTIACCTPLFVVAIFKLLLPFPAAQRFTDWLMSHIHEAWISNNKAWMNLLRPTRWHLSGLGGLDYQHSYLITSNHQSWVDIMVLQYVLNRRIRPLKFFLKQELIWVPVIGLAWWALGFPFMKRYSKAYLEKHPEKKGKDLETTRKTCAKFRNNPVGIFNFVEGTRFTEGKHAQQQSPFRYLLKPKAGGIAFVLDAMGEQLESIINVTIHYPGGRPGYWDLLCGNVGEVVVHFQELKIPPQFIGKSYDQDGEYRLEFQGWINQLWQDKDALLEQMHREYPAKS, encoded by the coding sequence ATGCTGGATTTCCTGCCTGCCCCCGTGCGCGGCGTCATTGCCTCGCTGCTGTTGGCGCTGAACACCATCGCCTGCTGTACGCCGCTGTTCGTCGTGGCGATCTTCAAGCTGTTGCTGCCCTTCCCCGCCGCCCAGCGTTTCACCGACTGGCTGATGAGCCACATCCACGAAGCCTGGATCAGCAACAACAAGGCCTGGATGAACCTGTTGCGCCCTACCCGCTGGCACCTCAGTGGCCTGGGAGGCCTGGACTACCAGCACTCGTATCTGATCACCAGCAACCACCAGAGCTGGGTCGACATCATGGTGCTGCAATACGTGCTGAACCGACGCATCCGCCCATTGAAGTTCTTTCTCAAGCAGGAGCTGATCTGGGTGCCGGTGATCGGCCTGGCCTGGTGGGCCCTGGGGTTTCCGTTCATGAAGCGTTATTCCAAGGCGTACCTGGAAAAGCATCCGGAGAAGAAAGGCAAGGACCTGGAAACCACCCGCAAGACCTGCGCGAAGTTTCGCAACAACCCCGTGGGCATCTTCAATTTCGTTGAGGGCACACGCTTCACCGAAGGCAAGCATGCCCAGCAACAATCACCGTTTCGCTACCTGCTCAAGCCCAAGGCCGGCGGCATCGCGTTTGTGCTTGATGCCATGGGTGAGCAACTGGAGTCGATCATCAACGTGACGATCCATTATCCGGGCGGTCGTCCGGGTTATTGGGATTTGCTCTGCGGCAACGTTGGCGAGGTGGTGGTGCATTTCCAGGAGTTGAAGATCCCGCCGCAGTTCATCGGTAAAAGCTACGACCAGGATGGGGAGTATCGCCTGGAATTCCAGGGTTGGATCAATCAGTTGTGGCAAGACAAGGACGCGCTGCTGGAGCAGATGCATCGCGAGTATCCCGCCAAGTCTTGA